In Acidobacteriota bacterium, one DNA window encodes the following:
- a CDS encoding nucleotidyltransferase substrate binding protein, with product MSEERFKERQTDVRKATQRLSEAVQQPESDILRDAVIQRFEFSFELVWKTLKLYLERQGHECGGPRPTLKKAFTEGLISTPEEGDVWLQMLEDRNLTSHTYDEELAIRIYQHIAGSYAELLGKMADKIQGLTWD from the coding sequence ATGAGCGAAGAGCGATTCAAAGAGCGGCAAACGGACGTGCGCAAGGCGACGCAGCGGTTGAGCGAAGCGGTTCAGCAACCCGAAAGCGACATCCTCCGCGACGCAGTCATTCAGCGCTTCGAGTTCTCCTTCGAATTGGTTTGGAAAACGTTGAAGCTCTATCTCGAGCGACAGGGGCACGAATGTGGCGGCCCTCGTCCGACGCTCAAGAAAGCCTTCACCGAAGGTCTTATCAGCACGCCCGAGGAGGGGGATGTTTGGCTGCAGATGCTCGAGGACCGCAATCTCACTAGCCATACCTATGACGAAGAATTGGCTATTCGCATCTATCAGCACATTGCCGGTAGTTACGCCGAGCTACTGGGAAAGATGGCCGACAAGATTCAAGGGCTCACGTGGGATTGA
- a CDS encoding nucleotidyltransferase domain-containing protein, whose translation MKSIALRDKDLLALRGALARFPSVREVRVFGSRATGSARRASDLDLAISAPNATAQEWADLFEALEEAPIIYELDLVRLDETFNARLRERIEREGITVYPEEATVQDRFVQETKE comes from the coding sequence ATGAAATCCATTGCTCTTCGAGACAAAGACCTCCTGGCATTGCGTGGCGCGCTCGCGCGATTTCCATCCGTCCGGGAAGTGAGAGTGTTCGGCTCCCGCGCGACTGGGAGCGCCCGCCGAGCTTCCGATCTCGACCTGGCGATCTCCGCTCCAAACGCCACCGCGCAGGAATGGGCCGACCTCTTTGAGGCGCTTGAGGAAGCGCCGATCATCTATGAACTGGATCTCGTTCGCCTGGATGAGACCTTCAACGCCCGGTTGCGAGAAAGGATCGAGCGCGAAGGCATAACTGTTTATCCGGAAGAGGCGACAGTACAGGATCGCTTCGTTCAAGAGACGAAGGAATGA
- the asnS gene encoding asparagine--tRNA ligase, translating into MNQTYIRDVSKHVGEEITLKGWLYNMRSSGKLMFPQVRDGSGIIQGVVFKKNVPEQVWNDFEKLTQESSIIVTGKVRADERAPGGYELDLTGVEVLQIAHDYPITPKEHGVEFLMDNRHLWLRSKRQHAILSIRAEVIRAVRDFFDSNGFLLMDTPIFTPAACEGTTTLFEVDYFDDNKAYLTQSGQLYNEATAAAFGKVYCFGPTFRAEKSKTRRHLTEFWMVEPEVAYAELDDIMNLAEEFITFIVHRVLENRRKELAELERDISKLEKVAPPFPRLQYDDAVKMLQEAHAKGELQERFEWGGDFGAPDETYLSSQFDRPVLVHRYPAAVKAFYMKPDAERPELALCVDVLASEGYGEVIGGGQRADDLEYLLKQIKAHGLPEEAFDWYLDLRKYGTFPHGGFGMGIERCTGWLCGIEHIRETIPFPRMLYRLKP; encoded by the coding sequence ATGAATCAAACCTACATCCGCGATGTATCGAAGCACGTCGGAGAAGAAATCACCCTCAAGGGTTGGCTTTATAACATGCGGTCCAGCGGCAAGCTGATGTTCCCGCAAGTCCGCGACGGGTCAGGCATCATTCAAGGAGTTGTCTTCAAGAAGAACGTCCCCGAACAGGTGTGGAACGATTTCGAGAAGCTCACGCAGGAATCCTCGATCATCGTGACCGGCAAGGTCCGAGCCGACGAGCGCGCGCCGGGCGGGTACGAGCTTGATCTGACCGGCGTAGAAGTCCTGCAGATCGCTCACGATTATCCGATCACGCCCAAAGAACACGGCGTTGAGTTCCTGATGGACAATCGGCATCTGTGGCTGCGCTCGAAACGGCAGCACGCGATACTCTCGATCAGAGCAGAGGTGATTCGAGCCGTTCGCGACTTCTTTGACTCGAACGGATTCCTGCTGATGGACACGCCGATCTTCACACCCGCCGCGTGCGAAGGCACGACGACTCTGTTCGAAGTGGACTACTTCGACGACAACAAGGCGTACCTCACGCAATCGGGTCAACTCTACAACGAAGCGACCGCCGCCGCGTTCGGCAAGGTCTACTGCTTCGGCCCGACCTTCCGCGCCGAGAAGTCGAAGACGCGCCGCCACCTGACCGAGTTTTGGATGGTCGAGCCCGAAGTGGCCTACGCTGAGCTTGACGACATCATGAATCTCGCCGAAGAGTTCATCACGTTCATCGTTCACCGAGTGCTCGAGAATCGGCGCAAGGAACTGGCGGAGCTTGAACGCGATATTTCAAAGCTTGAGAAGGTCGCGCCGCCATTCCCGAGGCTTCAATACGACGACGCAGTAAAGATGCTTCAAGAAGCGCACGCTAAGGGCGAGCTTCAAGAGCGGTTCGAATGGGGCGGGGACTTCGGCGCACCCGATGAGACTTACCTATCGAGCCAGTTTGATCGCCCTGTGCTGGTGCATCGCTACCCGGCGGCGGTGAAGGCTTTTTACATGAAGCCGGACGCAGAGCGGCCCGAGCTTGCGCTGTGCGTGGACGTGCTGGCGTCTGAGGGCTACGGCGAAGTGATCGGGGGCGGCCAGCGCGCGGATGACCTGGAGTACTTGCTGAAACAGATTAAGGCTCACGGTCTGCCGGAAGAAGCATTTGATTGGTACCTGGATCTTCGCAAGTACGGGACTTTTCCGCATGGCGGATTTGGGATGGGCATCGAGCGCTGCACGGGGTGGCTGTGTGGGATTGAACATATTCGCGAGACGATTCCCTTCCCGAGGATGTTGTACCGGTTGAAACCCTAG
- a CDS encoding D-alanine--D-alanine ligase — protein sequence MPRKLRVGVIFGGRSGEHEVSLRSAESIINAMDKSKYEVVPIGITAEGRWLVSGNATAMLPEAVMASKSPRQVAIIGDPTKQGLTRLDDGEHTLSSEPLDAVFPVLHGTYGEDGTIQGLLEMAGVPYVGCGVLASATGMDKVAMKQLFQSAGLTIAEYEWFLRSSWEENSVAVVDRISRSLGFPVFVKPANLGSSVGISKAINKQELHDAIDDAARYDRKVIVERAINGREIEVSILGNEHPAASLPGEIILGHEFYDYEDKYIDSASRTEVPARLPREIIERIQSDAIRAFQAIDGSGLARVDFFVESKTNRVIINEINTMPGFTSISMYPKLWEASGIPYSDLIDRLIQLAIERHRDKSRNLTSYQPRREAGGE from the coding sequence TTGCCAAGGAAACTAAGAGTCGGGGTGATCTTCGGAGGGCGCTCGGGCGAGCACGAGGTCTCGCTTCGTTCGGCGGAGTCCATCATCAATGCCATGGACAAATCCAAGTACGAAGTCGTGCCCATCGGCATCACCGCGGAGGGGCGATGGCTTGTGTCGGGGAACGCAACCGCGATGCTGCCCGAGGCGGTGATGGCTTCAAAGAGCCCTCGACAGGTCGCGATCATCGGTGACCCGACGAAACAAGGGCTGACTCGGCTCGATGACGGAGAACACACGCTGTCGAGCGAGCCTCTCGACGCGGTCTTTCCCGTGTTGCACGGCACCTACGGCGAAGACGGCACAATCCAGGGCTTGCTCGAAATGGCTGGCGTTCCATACGTTGGTTGCGGAGTGCTTGCTTCAGCAACTGGCATGGACAAGGTCGCGATGAAGCAGTTGTTCCAAAGCGCCGGTCTCACGATCGCCGAGTACGAATGGTTCTTGCGATCGTCGTGGGAAGAGAATTCTGTTGCCGTGGTTGATCGCATCAGCCGCTCGCTCGGGTTTCCGGTGTTCGTTAAGCCTGCAAATCTCGGCTCATCCGTCGGCATCTCGAAGGCAATCAACAAACAGGAACTCCACGATGCGATTGACGATGCCGCGCGCTACGACCGAAAGGTAATTGTCGAGCGCGCGATCAACGGACGTGAGATAGAAGTGAGCATACTGGGTAATGAACATCCGGCGGCAAGCCTACCGGGCGAGATAATCCTGGGCCACGAGTTCTACGATTACGAAGACAAGTACATCGACAGCGCCTCGAGAACCGAAGTGCCGGCGAGGCTTCCACGCGAGATAATCGAGCGAATCCAAAGCGACGCCATACGCGCGTTTCAGGCGATTGACGGATCGGGGCTGGCTCGCGTCGACTTCTTTGTTGAAAGCAAAACGAATCGAGTAATCATAAACGAGATAAACACGATGCCCGGATTCACTTCGATCAGCATGTATCCGAAGCTTTGGGAGGCCAGCGGGATTCCTTATTCGGATTTGATAGATCGCCTCATCCAGTTAGCGATCGAGCGCCATCGCGACAAGTCGCGGAACTTGACAAGCTACCAGCCGAGGCGTGAAGCCGGTGGTGAATAG
- a CDS encoding pyridoxine 5'-phosphate synthase — MTIRLNVNIDHIATIRQARRTWEPSVVAAAVLADLAGADGITIHLRGDRRHIQDEDVRLLRGVVKSHLNLEMAATEEMVRIACDVRPNTATLVPERADEVTTEGGLDVAAHEEGIKLAVNEISDAGVLVSIFVDPDLAQIEACGRVRAQQIEICTARFAELTDPARASDPAQVDAELVRISACASRADELGLKVAAGHGLTYRNVGAIAEIYPIEELNIGHNIVARAALVGMERAVREMIAAINGRL, encoded by the coding sequence ATGACAATCAGACTGAACGTCAACATCGATCACATCGCGACAATCCGCCAGGCGCGCCGCACCTGGGAGCCGAGCGTCGTAGCCGCAGCCGTGCTGGCAGACCTTGCGGGCGCCGACGGAATTACGATTCATCTTAGAGGCGATCGCCGGCACATTCAGGATGAAGATGTGCGGCTCCTGCGGGGCGTGGTCAAGTCTCATTTGAATCTCGAAATGGCCGCCACCGAAGAGATGGTAAGGATCGCGTGCGATGTTCGTCCCAATACGGCTACGCTGGTGCCCGAACGAGCCGACGAAGTGACGACCGAAGGCGGGCTCGATGTGGCCGCGCACGAGGAAGGGATCAAGCTTGCAGTCAATGAGATTTCGGACGCCGGGGTGCTGGTCAGCATCTTTGTAGATCCCGATTTGGCCCAGATCGAAGCTTGCGGGCGAGTGCGCGCACAGCAGATCGAAATATGCACGGCTCGCTTCGCGGAGCTTACGGATCCGGCACGCGCTTCCGATCCGGCGCAGGTCGACGCAGAACTGGTTCGCATTTCCGCTTGCGCGAGTCGAGCGGATGAGCTTGGGCTGAAGGTCGCGGCGGGCCACGGATTGACTTACCGCAACGTCGGCGCGATCGCCGAGATCTATCCGATTGAAGAGCTGAACATCGGCCACAACATTGTCGCGCGAGCGGCTCTGGTAGGAATGGAACGCGCAGTTCGAGAGATGATTGCAGCGATTAACGGACGGCTGTAA
- a CDS encoding dolichyl-phosphate beta-glucosyltransferase — MAWFLSIVVPAYNEEKRIGRSLDDLLRFLETQSYRAEVIVVDDGSSDETSRWVSDRISGYRDAGHELRVVKNTPNRGKGYSVKRGLTEAKGEIVLFSDADFSSPITEASKLIDPISEGRADVTIGSRALDRGLIGVHQPAMREFGGIVFNFCMRIITGLKFKDTQCGFKAFRREAALPVFALQRVDRFGFDPEVLYIAKKQGNRLLEVPVVWNHVEGGELQNKLNYLRDSMNMFADLIRIRVNDAAGRYKNPPDDYRLANTASSSEPLGPSGH, encoded by the coding sequence ATGGCCTGGTTCTTATCCATCGTTGTTCCCGCTTATAACGAAGAAAAACGCATTGGGCGCAGTCTGGATGATCTCTTGCGTTTCCTTGAAACTCAATCTTACCGCGCCGAAGTGATAGTCGTGGATGACGGCTCCTCGGATGAAACTTCCCGATGGGTATCGGACAGAATATCCGGATACCGTGACGCCGGGCATGAGCTGCGCGTTGTGAAGAACACACCCAATCGTGGGAAGGGCTATAGCGTAAAGCGCGGACTCACCGAGGCGAAGGGCGAAATAGTCCTGTTCAGCGACGCCGATTTTTCTTCTCCGATCACCGAAGCCTCGAAGCTGATCGATCCGATTTCAGAAGGCCGGGCGGACGTGACTATTGGCTCTCGAGCGCTCGACCGTGGGCTGATCGGCGTGCACCAGCCGGCGATGCGCGAGTTTGGCGGCATCGTGTTCAATTTCTGTATGCGAATTATTACCGGGCTGAAATTCAAGGACACACAGTGCGGCTTCAAGGCGTTCCGGCGCGAGGCCGCGCTTCCGGTGTTCGCGCTCCAGCGCGTCGATCGTTTTGGCTTCGACCCGGAGGTGTTATACATCGCCAAGAAGCAGGGGAATCGTTTGCTCGAAGTGCCGGTGGTTTGGAATCACGTCGAAGGCGGCGAGTTGCAGAACAAGTTGAACTATCTGCGCGACTCGATGAATATGTTCGCCGATCTGATTCGCATACGGGTGAACGACGCGGCGGGCCGCTACAAGAATCCGCCCGATGACTACCGGCTAGCCAATACCGCGAGCAGTAGCGAGCCGCTCGGTCCGTCGGGTCATTGA
- a CDS encoding LOG family protein, whose amino-acid sequence MNEGDKRKRITVFGGSRCGPDAAEYQEALRLGRLLVDAGFDVCSGGYAGVMEAISRGAHEAGGHVIGVTMEQFKSAPNPYLKKIEPSADFYTRLQILIRDSAGYIALRGGMGTVTEISLVWNKLVMNVLPQRPLILLGECWPGAIECLSQHLVISESDLEHLSFAETAEQAVAILKERIY is encoded by the coding sequence TTGAACGAAGGCGACAAGCGAAAGCGCATAACAGTATTCGGCGGCTCGCGGTGCGGGCCGGACGCGGCCGAGTATCAAGAGGCCCTCAGGCTCGGCCGCTTGTTAGTCGACGCAGGCTTCGATGTTTGCTCGGGCGGCTACGCCGGTGTCATGGAAGCCATCAGCCGCGGCGCCCACGAAGCGGGCGGTCACGTCATCGGCGTGACGATGGAACAGTTCAAGTCCGCGCCTAACCCTTATCTCAAAAAGATCGAACCGAGCGCTGATTTCTACACGCGGCTTCAAATACTGATCCGCGACTCGGCTGGCTACATCGCGCTGCGCGGAGGAATGGGAACCGTCACCGAGATATCGCTCGTTTGGAACAAGCTGGTGATGAACGTGCTTCCGCAGCGGCCCTTGATCCTGCTCGGCGAGTGCTGGCCCGGCGCCATCGAATGCCTGAGCCAGCACCTCGTGATTTCTGAGAGCGACCTCGAGCATCTTTCCTTCGCCGAAACCGCCGAGCAAGCTGTCGCGATTCTGAAGGAACGGATATATTGA
- a CDS encoding ATP-binding protein, whose product MYYRDGVLVPTEPAVDLVRLLSEGTYTSFPQALKEFISNAFDSDATRLDIRIDDDANAITIRDNGDGSARSFLLSTAASFVNLIAVGSSFFSSLLD is encoded by the coding sequence ATGTATTACCGAGATGGCGTGCTGGTTCCAACAGAACCAGCGGTGGATCTAGTTCGGTTGCTTAGCGAGGGTACATACACAAGCTTCCCACAGGCGCTCAAGGAATTCATAAGCAATGCTTTCGACTCTGATGCGACAAGGCTGGACATCAGGATCGATGACGACGCCAATGCGATCACAATCCGGGACAACGGCGATGGATCAGCAAGAAGCTTTCTTCTATCGACCGCCGCATCGTTCGTCAATCTGATCGCGGTAGGCTCGTCCTTTTTCAGCAGCCTGCTAGACTAG
- a CDS encoding ATP-dependent DNA helicase RecQ, with protein MLSLAFATQIAARWSIAEGLQKVSSNTRAHEALQKHFGFTDFLEGQAEVIESVLAAQNAVVVMPTGGGKSLCYQLPALMLDGVTLVVSPLIALMKDQVDALAARDIPTTFINSSLGYAETNKRLSEIRRGIYKLVYVAPERFRSQAFMDTIATVKVRLFAVDEAHCISHWGHDFRPDYLRLKDAVERLGHPQIIALTATATQKVRADISEQLGLTDPRYLVAGFDRPNLALRVVHVSAEKEKLDTLKRIIKTSGGSGIIYAATRKSVEQIAGKLKMAGLSVEPYHGGMGEIERTRAQDSFMGGHVQAIIATNAFGMGIDKRDIRFVVHYHLPGSIEAYYQEVGRAGRDGLPADCLLLFNYADTRTQQFFIEGNHPPPELIRRVYHEIASFGLEKIEMSARELAQRLGEKNDMSIYSALVVLEKAGHIERGRSTDKNIIVRLTSRVDTALDQVDGDSAEASVLRELIFNRDINDREQTEIDLNAMGRALDLDDGQIRRALRGLSARGVISYRNAYQGRGIKLLDSPPARALRIDTKELAARAAAEQSKLRKMIDYCYSKACLRRFILSYFGDRKKVERCQTCSVCAPHPASYVDDSRSEKARAGAGTLRVGSASRSAKLPAATGIDEMIIDNAPTGSELRAELRKRAELDRSMSEPASFTEPEAPHGRSLNPSETIVVRKILSCVARLNGRFGKGTVAAVLRGSSAKQVTEHHLDRLSTYGLLREMTQDDITAYVKALVQAGCIAVGRSQYPTVSLTDFGREVMMARAEVTLELS; from the coding sequence GTGTTATCGTTAGCATTCGCCACCCAGATCGCCGCGCGCTGGTCTATTGCCGAGGGACTCCAAAAAGTGAGCAGCAACACCCGAGCCCACGAGGCTCTTCAAAAACATTTCGGCTTCACTGACTTCCTCGAAGGCCAGGCCGAAGTCATCGAGTCGGTGCTCGCCGCTCAGAACGCCGTAGTCGTCATGCCAACAGGCGGCGGCAAGTCGCTCTGCTATCAGTTGCCGGCGTTAATGCTCGACGGAGTCACGCTTGTCGTTTCGCCGCTCATCGCGCTGATGAAAGACCAGGTGGATGCGCTCGCCGCCCGCGACATCCCCACTACTTTTATCAACAGTTCACTCGGTTACGCCGAGACCAACAAACGGCTGAGCGAGATCCGGCGAGGCATTTACAAACTTGTTTACGTGGCGCCCGAGCGATTTCGAAGCCAGGCTTTCATGGACACAATCGCGACCGTCAAAGTGAGGTTGTTCGCAGTTGATGAAGCGCACTGCATATCGCACTGGGGACATGACTTCAGACCCGATTATCTGAGGCTCAAAGACGCGGTGGAACGCCTCGGGCATCCGCAGATAATCGCGCTCACTGCGACCGCGACGCAGAAGGTCAGAGCGGACATCAGCGAACAGCTAGGCTTAACCGATCCCCGCTATCTCGTAGCCGGCTTCGATCGCCCGAACCTTGCTCTTCGAGTCGTTCACGTCTCAGCCGAGAAAGAAAAACTGGATACGCTCAAGCGAATAATCAAGACATCGGGCGGCTCGGGAATCATCTACGCCGCGACTCGCAAGAGCGTCGAGCAGATCGCCGGCAAGCTCAAGATGGCCGGCCTAAGCGTCGAACCTTATCACGGCGGGATGGGTGAGATTGAGCGAACTCGCGCGCAAGACAGCTTCATGGGCGGCCACGTGCAAGCCATCATCGCCACCAACGCTTTCGGCATGGGAATAGACAAACGTGACATTCGATTCGTCGTTCACTATCACCTGCCCGGCTCGATCGAAGCCTACTATCAAGAGGTCGGACGCGCCGGGCGAGACGGTCTTCCCGCCGACTGCCTGCTGCTGTTCAACTACGCCGACACCCGCACGCAACAGTTCTTCATCGAAGGCAATCATCCGCCGCCGGAATTGATCCGCCGCGTCTATCACGAGATCGCATCATTCGGACTCGAGAAGATCGAGATGTCCGCGCGCGAGCTGGCCCAGCGGCTCGGTGAGAAGAACGATATGTCGATCTACTCCGCGTTGGTCGTGCTTGAAAAAGCCGGCCACATCGAGCGCGGCCGTTCGACCGACAAGAACATCATCGTGCGGCTGACCTCTCGCGTGGACACGGCGCTCGATCAGGTCGACGGCGACTCAGCCGAAGCCTCCGTGTTGCGCGAGCTGATCTTCAATCGAGACATCAATGATCGTGAGCAAACTGAGATCGATCTGAACGCAATGGGGCGGGCGCTCGATCTTGACGATGGCCAGATTCGACGCGCGCTTCGGGGGCTTTCAGCACGCGGCGTCATATCGTACCGCAACGCATACCAGGGTCGCGGAATAAAGTTGCTGGATAGTCCGCCGGCCCGCGCGCTGCGCATCGACACCAAAGAACTGGCTGCGCGAGCGGCCGCCGAACAGTCGAAGCTGCGCAAGATGATCGACTACTGCTATAGCAAAGCCTGTCTGAGGCGATTCATCTTGAGTTACTTCGGCGATCGCAAAAAGGTCGAGCGTTGTCAGACTTGCTCGGTATGCGCGCCACACCCGGCGAGCTACGTTGACGACTCGCGCTCCGAGAAGGCTCGTGCCGGCGCCGGCACGTTGAGAGTCGGCTCGGCGTCACGCTCGGCCAAACTTCCCGCGGCTACTGGAATCGACGAGATGATCATCGATAACGCGCCAACGGGCAGTGAGCTTCGCGCTGAGTTGAGAAAACGCGCAGAGCTTGACCGGTCAATGAGCGAACCGGCAAGCTTTACCGAGCCCGAAGCACCTCACGGTCGCAGCCTCAATCCATCCGAAACGATCGTCGTCAGGAAGATATTGAGCTGCGTAGCAAGGCTGAATGGCAGATTCGGCAAGGGCACGGTCGCCGCGGTGCTCCGCGGCTCGAGCGCGAAGCAGGTGACCGAGCATCATCTGGACCGTCTATCAACATACGGTTTGCTTCGCGAGATGACACAGGACGACATAACTGCGTACGTCAAAGCGCTCGTTCAAGCAGGCTGCATCGCGGTGGGCCGCAGTCAGTATCCAACAGTGAGTCTCACCGATTTCGGCCGAGAGGTGATGATGGCTCGCGCCGAGGTCACCCTCGAGTTGTCTTGA
- the rocF gene encoding arginase: MNKKAKIIGVPMDLGAGRRGVDMGPSAIRIAGLNQAIALLGYEVLDAGNVHVRPAESIERTSPRAHFLPQIAEAAEELAAMVEAALDDGALPVILGGDHSIAIGSVAGVASFYRKHNKRVGIVWLDAHTDVNTPETSPSGNIHGMPLAALLGRGARELTHVAGFAPKVLPENVAVIGARSIDPGERDFIRSTGIRVFSMSELDERGLPDVVAEAVEIASLNTAGFHVTMDMDFIDPFYAPGVGTPERGGATYRESHLAMEKIADSGRVLSVELTEVNPVFDTANQTALLAVELILSALGKKIL, encoded by the coding sequence ATGAACAAGAAGGCTAAGATTATCGGAGTGCCGATGGACCTGGGCGCGGGTCGTCGAGGCGTTGACATGGGGCCTTCGGCAATTCGCATAGCCGGTCTCAATCAAGCGATAGCGCTACTGGGCTACGAAGTTCTGGACGCGGGAAACGTTCACGTTCGCCCGGCCGAATCCATCGAGCGCACCAGTCCGCGCGCGCACTTCCTGCCGCAAATCGCCGAGGCAGCCGAAGAACTCGCGGCGATGGTGGAAGCGGCCCTGGACGACGGCGCGCTTCCGGTCATCCTCGGCGGGGATCATTCGATCGCCATCGGCAGCGTCGCAGGCGTCGCCAGCTTCTACCGCAAGCACAACAAGCGAGTAGGCATCGTCTGGCTGGACGCGCACACCGATGTCAACACCCCCGAGACTTCGCCATCCGGCAACATTCACGGGATGCCGCTAGCGGCGCTGCTCGGCCGTGGAGCGCGCGAGCTGACTCACGTCGCGGGATTCGCGCCGAAGGTCCTGCCCGAGAACGTCGCCGTGATCGGCGCCCGCAGCATCGATCCCGGCGAGCGCGACTTCATCAGGAGCACCGGCATCCGCGTCTTCTCGATGAGCGAACTGGATGAACGCGGACTTCCAGACGTCGTAGCCGAAGCGGTCGAGATCGCTTCGCTGAACACGGCCGGGTTTCACGTTACCATGGACATGGATTTCATCGATCCGTTCTACGCACCAGGCGTGGGGACCCCCGAACGTGGGGGCGCGACTTACCGCGAGAGCCATCTGGCGATGGAGAAGATCGCGGACTCCGGCCGAGTGCTTTCTGTTGAGCTGACCGAGGTGAATCCGGTGTTCGACACGGCAAACCAGACCGCACTGCTCGCTGTCGAACTAATACTGTCCGCGCTTGGAAAGAAGATCCTGTGA
- the rho gene encoding transcription termination factor Rho, with protein sequence MQTEQPASGVLQVNEKGFGFLRHAESNYLPSPKDVFVPRTLIQHFRLREGVQLSGTASPSDETRGGRGGRGRVQSDQLTSIELINGTDPDQYSKMPEFTKLTSVDPTECLELSKGNPNMSMRVLDLIAPIGKGQRGLIVAPPKTGKTTLIEEIAEAVADNHPETYLVVLLVDERPEEVTHLKRRVRGEVIASSADQNADYHLMITHLVHERVKRMVECGQDVVMLLDSITRLARASNRETSRRGRTMSGGVDSRALEFPRKFFGAARKAEEGGSLTIIGTALIDTGSQMDEVIFQEFKGTGNLEIQLDRRLAERRIWPAIDISKSGTRKEEKLFDADTMPQINLLRRALANKKPIEAMEMLLKGLSETRDNREFLDKLKQNA encoded by the coding sequence ATGCAAACCGAACAGCCGGCTTCCGGCGTTCTTCAAGTAAACGAAAAGGGCTTCGGCTTCCTTCGTCATGCGGAGAGCAACTATCTGCCGTCGCCTAAAGATGTCTTTGTCCCTCGAACCTTGATTCAGCACTTCAGGCTAAGAGAAGGCGTTCAACTGTCGGGAACGGCAAGCCCGTCGGATGAGACGCGCGGCGGGCGCGGAGGCCGTGGCCGCGTTCAATCCGATCAACTCACGAGCATCGAACTCATCAACGGAACAGATCCCGATCAGTACTCTAAGATGCCCGAGTTCACTAAGCTGACCAGCGTCGATCCCACGGAATGTCTCGAATTGTCGAAGGGCAATCCCAACATGTCAATGCGAGTGCTCGACCTGATAGCACCGATCGGCAAAGGCCAGCGCGGCTTGATCGTCGCGCCGCCCAAGACCGGCAAGACCACGCTCATCGAAGAAATCGCCGAAGCCGTTGCCGACAACCATCCTGAGACGTACCTGGTCGTTCTGCTGGTCGATGAACGTCCCGAAGAAGTCACGCACCTGAAACGCCGCGTGCGTGGCGAGGTGATCGCTTCATCAGCCGATCAGAACGCCGACTATCATCTGATGATCACTCACCTTGTACACGAACGCGTGAAGCGGATGGTCGAATGCGGGCAAGACGTCGTGATGTTGCTCGATTCAATCACGCGATTGGCTCGCGCTTCGAACCGCGAGACCAGCCGCCGAGGCCGAACCATGAGCGGCGGCGTCGACTCACGCGCTCTGGAATTCCCGCGCAAGTTTTTCGGTGCGGCCCGCAAAGCCGAAGAAGGCGGCTCGCTGACGATCATCGGCACGGCGCTGATCGACACCGGCAGCCAGATGGACGAAGTGATCTTTCAAGAGTTCAAAGGAACCGGCAATCTGGAAATCCAATTGGATCGCAGGCTGGCCGAAAGAAGAATTTGGCCGGCGATAGACATCTCGAAGTCAGGCACTCGCAAAGAGGAGAAGCTGTTCGACGCGGACACGATGCCGCAGATCAACCTTCTCCGACGCGCGCTGGCCAACAAGAAGCCGATCGAAGCGATGGAAATGTTGCTGAAAGGCTTGAGCGAGACGCGCGACAATCGAGAGTTCCTGGATAAGTTGAAGCAGAATGCCTGA